The following proteins are encoded in a genomic region of Phycisphaerae bacterium:
- a CDS encoding Nramp family divalent metal transporter: MDKTSPASSDCSLTQTVATPPAPEPGWRRATGVPSLAEVHSSVRMPHIASFWRRLLAFTGPGLMVAVGYMDPGNWATDLAGGARFGYTLVSVILISNFMAILLQHLSLKLGIVTGRDLAQACRDHYTRPVGFALWVLCEVAIAACDLAEVIGSAIALNLLFRIPLVFGVGITALDVMIVLFMQHKGFRVLECLVTVLIVTIGACFAVELVYARPDLGAFVANLVPRTEIVTNPAMLYIAIGILGATVMPHNLYLHSSIVQTRAFERTHAGKAMAIKYATIDSTVALLIAFFINAAILVLSAAAFHGTEHEDVADIGDAYALLAPVLGAPLASTLFAVALLASGQNSTLTGTLAGQIVMEGFLNIRLRPWVRRLMTRLIAIVPAVIVAGLYGERGVGELLILSQVILSLQLSFAVVPLVLFTGQRAKMGAFTNPLWLASTAWFITMVIAGLNAYLLYETIHAWTSG, encoded by the coding sequence ATGGATAAGACCTCTCCAGCGAGCTCTGACTGCAGCTTGACCCAAACCGTCGCCACGCCGCCGGCACCGGAGCCGGGCTGGCGGCGTGCGACCGGCGTGCCGTCGCTGGCCGAAGTGCATTCCAGCGTGCGGATGCCGCATATCGCGAGCTTCTGGCGGCGGCTGCTGGCGTTCACCGGGCCGGGCCTGATGGTCGCGGTCGGCTACATGGACCCCGGCAACTGGGCGACGGACCTCGCCGGCGGGGCGCGTTTCGGCTACACGCTGGTCTCCGTCATCCTGATCTCCAATTTCATGGCGATCCTGCTGCAGCATCTGTCGCTGAAGCTCGGAATCGTGACCGGACGCGACCTGGCGCAGGCCTGCCGCGACCACTACACCCGGCCGGTCGGCTTTGCGCTCTGGGTGCTGTGCGAGGTGGCCATCGCTGCGTGTGACCTCGCGGAAGTGATCGGGTCCGCGATTGCGTTGAATCTGTTGTTCCGCATCCCGCTCGTCTTCGGCGTCGGCATCACTGCGCTCGACGTCATGATCGTGCTGTTCATGCAGCACAAGGGGTTTCGGGTGCTCGAATGCCTGGTCACGGTGCTGATCGTCACGATTGGGGCGTGCTTCGCGGTCGAGCTTGTCTATGCCCGCCCGGACCTCGGGGCCTTCGTCGCGAACCTCGTTCCGCGGACAGAGATCGTGACCAACCCCGCCATGCTCTACATCGCGATCGGCATCCTGGGTGCGACGGTGATGCCACACAACCTGTATCTGCATTCGAGCATCGTCCAAACACGGGCGTTCGAGCGCACGCACGCCGGCAAGGCCATGGCGATCAAGTACGCGACGATTGACTCGACGGTGGCGCTGTTGATCGCATTTTTCATCAACGCCGCCATTCTCGTGCTCAGCGCGGCCGCGTTTCATGGCACGGAGCACGAGGACGTGGCCGACATCGGCGATGCGTACGCGCTGCTCGCGCCCGTGCTCGGGGCCCCGCTGGCGAGCACGCTCTTCGCGGTCGCGCTGCTGGCGTCCGGGCAGAACTCGACGCTGACGGGCACGCTCGCCGGCCAGATTGTCATGGAGGGCTTTCTCAACATCCGCCTGCGCCCGTGGGTCCGGCGGCTGATGACGCGCCTCATCGCGATCGTGCCGGCGGTGATCGTGGCGGGGCTGTACGGCGAGCGCGGCGTCGGCGAGTTGCTGATCCTCAGCCAGGTGATCCTGTCGCTGCAACTGAGCTTCGCGGTCGTGCCGCTCGTGCTGTTCACGGGCCAGCGCGCCAAGATGGGTGCGTTCACGAACCCGCTCTGGCTCGCCAGCACGGCGTGGTTCATCACCATGGTGATTGCGGGGTTGAATGCGTATCTGTTGTATGAGACGATTCACGCGTGGACGTCGGGTTAA
- the pyrF gene encoding orotidine-5'-phosphate decarboxylase, with product MPTHFADRLEAAVRRLRTPAVVGIDPVLEQLPPSLRPADGTLRAAVTALEQFCRGVLDAVAAVVPAVKINAGFFEALYAEGLAAYYRLVQYAHQRGLLVIGDIKRGDIGSTAKLYARGHLAKPAFADVDPACVPDAVTLAGYLGENAVKPFIEVARAHGRGVYVLVRPSDPGADEVHEFGTPKRFYEHMAALVARWGGAADLRGECDLSCVGAVVAPKDAASTAALRSALPYTPFLVPGYGAQGATAEGCRPCFLADGRGAVINASRSVIYAFGKSPYAEKHGADWQAAVAAACRAFAADVGGLIESPRA from the coding sequence ATGCCGACACACTTCGCTGACCGACTGGAGGCCGCGGTTCGCCGCTTGCGCACGCCGGCCGTCGTAGGTATCGATCCTGTGCTCGAGCAGTTGCCGCCCAGCTTGCGCCCGGCCGATGGGACGCTGCGGGCGGCGGTCACCGCGCTGGAACAGTTTTGCCGTGGCGTCCTGGACGCCGTCGCAGCCGTCGTGCCGGCGGTGAAGATCAACGCGGGGTTCTTCGAGGCGCTCTACGCGGAGGGGCTCGCGGCGTACTACCGGCTGGTGCAGTACGCGCACCAGCGCGGGCTGCTGGTAATCGGCGACATCAAGCGCGGCGACATCGGTTCGACGGCCAAGCTGTACGCGCGCGGGCATCTCGCCAAGCCGGCGTTTGCGGACGTCGACCCGGCGTGCGTTCCGGACGCCGTCACGCTCGCGGGCTATCTGGGCGAGAACGCGGTGAAGCCGTTCATCGAGGTGGCGAGGGCGCATGGGCGCGGTGTATACGTGCTGGTGCGGCCGTCTGATCCGGGCGCGGACGAGGTGCACGAGTTCGGCACGCCGAAGCGCTTCTATGAGCACATGGCGGCGCTGGTGGCGCGGTGGGGGGGCGCGGCGGATTTGCGGGGCGAATGTGATCTGTCATGCGTGGGGGCCGTGGTGGCGCCGAAAGACGCGGCGAGCACGGCGGCCCTGCGCAGCGCCTTGCCGTACACGCCGTTTCTCGTGCCGGGGTACGGTGCACAGGGGGCGACGGCGGAAGGCTGCCGGCCGTGCTTCTTGGCGGATGGCCGCGGAGCGGTGATCAACGCGTCGCGCTCCGTGATCTACGCGTTCGGCAAATCGCCATACGCGGAAAAACACGGGGCCGATTGGCAGGCGGCGGTGGCGGCGGCGTGTCGCGCGTTTGCGGCGGACGTGGGGGGCTTGATTGAATCGCCGCGCGCGTAG
- a CDS encoding universal stress protein has protein sequence MYRTILIPLENSPVDETILAHIRPLARLMNSRLILIHVADGFAARNQDQLNLEDSEEIRGDRAYLDRRCAELTSEGFAVVAELACGDPATQIVALATREECDLIAMSTHGHGLIKGVLLGSVANEIRRRTEIPVLLLRTPDNP, from the coding sequence ATGTACCGCACCATTCTCATCCCGCTCGAGAATTCGCCGGTGGACGAGACGATCCTCGCGCACATCCGGCCGTTGGCGCGGCTGATGAACTCGCGGCTGATTCTCATCCACGTCGCCGACGGTTTCGCCGCGCGCAACCAGGACCAGCTCAATCTCGAAGACTCCGAGGAGATTCGTGGCGACCGTGCTTACCTCGACCGGCGATGCGCGGAACTGACCAGCGAGGGTTTCGCCGTGGTGGCGGAGCTGGCGTGCGGGGACCCGGCCACGCAGATCGTGGCGCTGGCCACGCGTGAGGAGTGCGACCTGATTGCCATGTCCACGCACGGCCACGGTCTCATCAAGGGCGTGCTGCTCGGCAGCGTGGCGAACGAAATCCGCCGCCGCACGGAAATCCCGGTGCTCCTGCTGCGCACGCCGGACAATCCTTGA
- the bcp gene encoding thioredoxin-dependent thiol peroxidase — translation MPAIGDLAPEFQLKDERGQLHALSQYRGQRVVLYFYPKDDTPGCTTEACGFRDRLGTFRDHNVVVLGISPDSVESHDRFAQKYGLTFPLLADDGHQVAEHYGVWVEKDRGGVKSMGIARTTFVIDAGGRIEHVFQNVHPDGHAQEVLAHLGA, via the coding sequence ATGCCGGCGATCGGCGATCTGGCCCCCGAGTTTCAGCTCAAGGACGAGCGCGGCCAACTGCACGCGCTCTCGCAGTATCGCGGCCAGCGTGTCGTGCTCTATTTCTATCCGAAGGACGATACGCCCGGCTGCACCACGGAGGCGTGCGGCTTCCGTGATCGGCTCGGCACCTTCCGCGACCATAACGTGGTTGTGCTCGGCATCTCGCCGGATTCGGTCGAGAGCCACGACCGCTTCGCGCAGAAGTACGGCCTGACGTTCCCGCTGCTCGCCGACGACGGCCACCAGGTCGCTGAGCATTACGGCGTCTGGGTGGAGAAGGACCGCGGCGGCGTGAAGTCGATGGGCATCGCGCGGACGACGTTCGTCATTGACGCCGGCGGACGCATCGAGCACGTGTTCCAGAATGTGCACCCGGACGGACATGCGCAGGAGGTCCTCGCGCACCTCGGCGCGTGA